From the Helicobacter pylori genome, one window contains:
- the nadC gene encoding carboxylating nicotinate-nucleotide diphosphorylase, with translation MEIRTFLECALKEDLGHGDLFERVLEKDFKATAFVRAKQEGVFSGEKYALELLQMTGIECAQTIKDKERFKPKDTLMEIRGDFSMLLKIERTLLNLLQHSSGIATLTSRFVEALNSHKVRLLDTRKTRPLLRIFEKYSVLNGGASNHRLGLDDALMLKDTHLKHVKDLKSFLTHARKNLPFTAKIEIECESFEEAKNAMNAGADIVMCDNMSVGETKEIAAYREAHYPFVLLEASGNISLESINAYAKSGVDAISVGALIHQATFIDMHMKMA, from the coding sequence ATGGAGATAAGAACCTTTTTAGAATGCGCTTTAAAAGAAGATTTAGGGCATGGGGATTTGTTTGAAAGGGTGTTAGAAAAGGATTTTAAAGCCACAGCCTTTGTGAGAGCCAAACAAGAGGGCGTGTTTTCAGGCGAAAAATACGCTTTAGAGTTGCTTCAAATGACCGGGATTGAATGCGCTCAAACCATTAAAGATAAAGAGCGTTTCAAGCCTAAAGACACCTTAATGGAAATTAGGGGGGATTTTAGCATGCTTTTAAAGATTGAACGCACCCTATTAAACCTTTTGCAACACAGCAGCGGGATCGCCACTTTAACGAGCCGTTTTGTAGAAGCTTTAAATTCTCATAAAGTGCGTTTGTTGGACACACGAAAAACCAGACCCCTTTTAAGGATCTTTGAAAAATATTCCGTGCTTAATGGGGGAGCGAGCAACCACCGCTTAGGGCTAGATGACGCTTTAATGCTTAAAGACACGCATTTAAAGCATGTGAAAGATCTAAAGAGCTTTTTAACGCATGCCAGAAAAAACTTGCCTTTCACGGCTAAAATTGAAATTGAATGCGAGAGCTTTGAAGAGGCCAAAAACGCCATGAATGCGGGAGCGGATATTGTGATGTGCGATAACATGAGCGTTGGAGAAACGAAAGAAATTGCCGCTTATAGAGAGGCGCATTACCCCTTTGTCTTATTGGAAGCGAGCGGGAACATTTCGCTAGAGAGCATCAACGCTTACGCCAAAAGCGGCGTGGATGCCATTAGCGTAGGGGCTTTAATCCATCAAGCCACTTTTATTGACATGCACATGAAAATGGCTTAA
- the nadA gene encoding quinolinate synthase NadA, whose translation MPTDNDLKTSIVELLNDLDALLVAHFYQKDEIVELAHHTGDSLELAKIASQSDKNLIVFCGVHFMGESVKALAFDKQVIMPKLSCCSMARMIDSHYYDRSVHLLKEYGVKEFYPITYINSNAEVKAKVAKDDGVVCTSRNASKIFNHALKQNKKIFFLPDKCLGENLALENGLKSAILGVNSQEEIKNADVVCYNGFCSVHQLFKLEDIEFYRQKYPDILIAVHPECEPSVVSNADFSGSTSQIIEFVEKLSPHQKVAIGTESHLVNRLKAKRNHQNTFILSSTLALCPTMNETTLKDLFEVLKAYKNHRAYNAIELKDEVARLAKLALTKMMELS comes from the coding sequence ATGCCAACTGATAACGACTTAAAAACTTCTATTGTGGAATTATTGAACGATTTAGACGCGCTTTTAGTGGCTCATTTTTATCAAAAAGATGAGATTGTAGAGTTAGCCCACCACACAGGCGATAGCTTGGAATTAGCCAAAATCGCAAGCCAAAGCGATAAAAACCTCATCGTGTTTTGCGGGGTGCATTTCATGGGTGAGAGCGTGAAAGCCCTAGCCTTTGACAAACAAGTGATCATGCCCAAACTCTCATGCTGCTCTATGGCAAGAATGATAGACAGCCATTATTACGATAGGAGCGTCCATTTATTGAAAGAATACGGCGTTAAAGAATTTTACCCTATCACTTATATCAATTCTAACGCTGAAGTGAAAGCCAAAGTCGCCAAAGATGACGGCGTAGTCTGCACCAGCAGGAACGCTTCTAAAATCTTTAATCACGCCTTAAAACAAAATAAAAAAATCTTTTTTTTACCGGATAAATGCTTGGGGGAAAATCTGGCCCTAGAAAACGGCTTAAAAAGCGCGATTTTAGGCGTAAATAGCCAAGAAGAAATCAAAAACGCTGATGTGGTTTGTTACAACGGCTTTTGTTCGGTGCATCAGCTTTTCAAATTAGAAGACATTGAATTTTACCGCCAAAAATACCCGGATATTTTAATCGCTGTCCATCCAGAGTGCGAGCCTAGCGTGGTTTCTAATGCTGATTTTAGCGGATCAACGAGTCAAATCATAGAATTTGTAGAAAAGCTAAGCCCCCATCAAAAAGTCGCCATAGGCACTGAAAGCCATTTGGTTAACCGCTTGAAAGCCAAGCGTAACCATCAAAACACTTTCATTCTTTCTAGCACGCTCGCCCTTTGCCCTACCATGAATGAAACGACCTTAAAGGATTTGTTTGAAGTCTTAAAGGCTTACAAAAACCACAGGGCTTATAATGCGATTGAATTAAAAGATGAGGTGGCGCGTTTGGCCAAACTCGCCTTAACTAAAATGATGGAGTTATCCTAA
- a CDS encoding phosphatidylserine decarboxylase encodes MVALSNALSRVFGSVAGYEFPSFIQKGINALYVKIFKIDLSEFEPLENYKSLNALFTRSLKKERPFDKAPNICIAPCDALITECTFLDNDTALQIKGMPYKAHELVGEINPLRLSFFYVNFYLSPKDYHHYHAPCDLEILEARYFAGKLLPVNKPSLHKNNNLFVGNERVVLVARDIQGNQLYFVAVGALNVGKMRFNFDKNIQTNAKARFTQTYSYDPPIKVKKGDNLGNFEMGSTIVLFIQNTAFKDLKEKSVKFGESIGEFHAN; translated from the coding sequence ATGGTAGCTTTAAGCAACGCTCTTTCTAGGGTTTTTGGCTCTGTGGCTGGCTATGAATTCCCTTCTTTTATCCAAAAAGGCATCAACGCCCTTTACGTTAAGATCTTTAAAATTGATTTGAGCGAGTTTGAGCCTTTGGAAAACTACAAGAGCTTGAACGCCCTTTTCACGCGCTCCTTAAAAAAAGAACGCCCCTTTGACAAAGCCCCTAATATTTGCATCGCGCCTTGCGATGCTTTAATCACCGAATGCACTTTTTTAGACAACGATACCGCTTTACAGATTAAAGGCATGCCCTATAAAGCGCATGAATTAGTGGGCGAAATCAACCCCTTAAGGCTTTCTTTTTTCTATGTGAATTTTTACCTTTCGCCCAAAGATTACCACCACTACCATGCCCCTTGCGATTTAGAAATTTTAGAGGCTCGTTATTTTGCGGGGAAATTACTGCCAGTCAATAAGCCCTCATTACACAAAAACAACAATCTGTTTGTGGGCAATGAAAGGGTGGTGCTTGTTGCAAGAGATATTCAGGGCAATCAATTGTATTTTGTAGCGGTGGGAGCGTTAAATGTGGGTAAAATGCGTTTTAATTTTGATAAGAATATCCAAACTAACGCTAAAGCCCGTTTCACGCAAACTTACTCTTACGACCCCCCCATTAAGGTTAAAAAGGGGGATAATTTAGGGAATTTTGAAATGGGCTCTACTATCGTTTTATTCATTCAAAACACCGCTTTTAAAGATTTGAAAGAAAAAAGCGTGAAGTTTGGGGAAAGTATAGGGGAATTTCATGCCAACTGA
- a CDS encoding DUF6115 domain-containing protein — MLSSNDLFMVVLGAILLVLVCLVGYLYLKEKEFYHKMRRLEKTLDESYQENYIYSKRLKELEGRLEGLSLEKSAKEDSSLKTTLSHLYNQLQEIQKSMDKERDYLEEKIITLENKFKDMGHYAASDEINEKQVLKMYQEGYSVDSISKEFKVSKGEVEFILNMAGLKW, encoded by the coding sequence ATGTTATCTTCTAATGATTTGTTTATGGTCGTTTTAGGAGCGATCTTATTGGTGTTGGTGTGCTTGGTGGGGTATTTGTATCTTAAAGAAAAAGAGTTTTACCATAAAATGAGGCGTTTAGAAAAAACCTTAGACGAATCCTATCAAGAAAATTATATTTATTCTAAGCGTTTGAAAGAATTAGAGGGGCGTTTGGAAGGCCTTTCTTTAGAAAAGAGCGCTAAAGAGGATAGCTCATTAAAAACGACCCTTTCACACCTTTATAACCAGTTGCAAGAAATCCAAAAATCCATGGACAAAGAGCGCGATTATTTAGAAGAAAAAATCATTACTTTAGAAAACAAATTCAAAGACATGGGGCATTATGCCGCTAGCGATGAGATCAACGAAAAACAGGTTTTAAAAATGTATCAAGAGGGTTATAGCGTGGATTCTATTTCTAAAGAATTTAAAGTGAGTAAGGGCGAGGTGGAATTTATATTGAACATGGCAGGGTTAAAATGGTAG
- the mqnP gene encoding menaquinone biosynthesis prenyltransferase MqnP — protein sequence MVALEHTIFSSMFLLMAMVISSYQKNQTLFFGLETLILCFLALLGARNFAMGFNRLVDRDIDKDNPRTKNRPSVDGRISVKGMVIFSTLNALLFVGVSYFINPLAFKLSLPFLIILGGYSYFKRFSSLAHFIVGLALGLAPIAGSVAVLGDIPLWNVFLALGVMLWVAGFDLLYSLQDMEFDKERGLFSIPSQLGEKWCLNLSRLSHLVALICWLCFVKCYHGGLFAYLGLGVSALILLYEQILVARDYKNIPKAFFVSNGYLGVVFFIFIVLDVGFKHA from the coding sequence TTGGTCGCATTAGAGCATACGATATTTTCTAGCATGTTTTTACTCATGGCTATGGTCATAAGCTCCTATCAAAAAAATCAAACGCTCTTTTTTGGGTTAGAAACCTTAATCCTTTGTTTTTTAGCCTTATTAGGGGCGAGAAACTTCGCTATGGGGTTTAACCGCTTGGTGGATAGAGACATTGATAAGGATAACCCAAGGACCAAAAACCGCCCGAGCGTGGATGGTAGGATCAGCGTTAAAGGCATGGTCATTTTTAGCACTTTAAACGCTCTTTTATTCGTGGGGGTGAGCTATTTCATTAACCCTTTAGCTTTCAAGCTTTCGTTACCTTTTTTAATCATTTTAGGGGGGTATTCGTATTTCAAGCGCTTTTCTTCTTTGGCGCATTTCATCGTGGGTTTGGCTTTGGGTTTGGCCCCTATTGCAGGAAGCGTGGCGGTTTTAGGGGATATTCCTTTATGGAATGTCTTTTTGGCTTTAGGGGTGATGTTATGGGTGGCTGGGTTTGATTTGCTCTATTCTTTACAGGATATGGAGTTTGATAAAGAAAGGGGTTTGTTTTCCATTCCTAGCCAATTAGGGGAAAAATGGTGCTTGAATCTTTCAAGGCTCTCACACCTTGTGGCGCTAATCTGCTGGCTTTGTTTCGTGAAATGCTATCATGGGGGGCTTTTTGCGTATTTGGGTTTAGGGGTTTCAGCCTTGATTTTACTCTATGAGCAGATCTTAGTGGCCAGAGATTATAAAAACATTCCTAAAGCCTTTTTTGTGAGTAATGGCTATTTGGGGGTGGTGTTTTTTATTTTTATCGTCCTTGATGTGGGGTTCAAGCATGCATGA
- a CDS encoding ComEC/Rec2 family competence protein: MKDKTFQGAFELLATPKEYSWCGVVLSLLLVINLYLEYLNYQKLDFSKPTSLNAQILLQYPKTKDQKTYFVLKLQSKGMIFYTTIKEPLKNLQYRHAHFFGKIKSCSFLESLKSCFFQTYSFSLMRKQDFKSHLRHFIDSAHSNALVGNLYRALFIGDSLNKDLRDRANALGISHLLAISGFHLGILSASAYFLFSLFYTPLQKRYFPYRNAFYDIGVLVWVFLLGYLLLLDFLPSFFRAFLMGLLGFLACFFGVRILSFKLLVLACCIAIALLPKLLFSVGFLLSVCGVWYIFLFLKHTQIFFKDSSFFKRSFQAIALSVLVFLNMLIVAHAFFPMFSPYQLFSIPLGLIFIVFFPLSLFLHAVGLGSLLDSILSMPLTIPTISVSSPLWLLGAHLFLTILSARFFKVYLSMNVLSTGFFLYCCYQYIIMPSSIVG, translated from the coding sequence TTGAAAGATAAAACTTTTCAGGGGGCGTTTGAACTTCTTGCAACCCCCAAAGAATACTCATGGTGTGGGGTTGTTTTAAGCCTTTTGTTGGTGATCAACCTTTATTTAGAATACTTGAATTACCAAAAGCTTGATTTTTCAAAACCTACAAGCCTGAACGCTCAAATCTTATTACAATACCCTAAAACTAAAGATCAAAAAACCTATTTTGTCTTAAAGCTCCAATCTAAGGGCATGATCTTTTACACCACCATTAAAGAGCCTTTAAAAAACCTCCAATACCGCCACGCGCATTTTTTTGGCAAGATCAAATCTTGCTCGTTCTTAGAGTCTCTAAAATCATGCTTTTTTCAAACTTATTCTTTTTCTTTGATGCGAAAACAAGATTTCAAATCGCATTTGCGCCATTTCATTGACAGCGCCCATTCCAACGCTTTGGTGGGTAATTTGTATCGAGCGTTATTCATAGGGGATAGCTTGAATAAAGATTTAAGAGATAGGGCTAACGCGCTAGGGATCAGCCACTTACTAGCCATTAGCGGGTTTCATTTAGGGATTTTGAGCGCGAGCGCGTATTTCCTTTTCTCTCTTTTTTATACCCCCTTACAAAAACGCTATTTCCCTTACAGGAACGCTTTTTATGATATAGGGGTTTTGGTGTGGGTTTTTTTGCTGGGATATTTATTGCTATTAGATTTTTTACCCTCTTTTTTCAGGGCGTTTTTAATGGGCTTATTAGGGTTTTTGGCATGCTTTTTTGGGGTAAGGATTTTGAGTTTTAAACTTTTGGTTTTAGCGTGCTGTATCGCAATAGCGTTACTCCCTAAATTGCTTTTTAGCGTGGGGTTTTTGCTTTCTGTTTGTGGGGTGTGGTATATCTTTTTGTTTTTAAAACACACTCAAATTTTTTTTAAAGATTCTTCTTTTTTCAAGCGATCGTTTCAAGCGATCGCTTTAAGCGTGTTAGTGTTTTTGAACATGCTCATTGTCGCGCATGCCTTTTTCCCTATGTTTTCGCCCTACCAGCTTTTTAGCATTCCTTTAGGCTTGATTTTTATCGTGTTTTTCCCTTTGAGCTTATTCTTGCATGCGGTGGGTTTAGGGTCTTTGTTGGATAGCATTCTAAGCATGCCTTTAACCATCCCCACGATTTCGGTTTCTTCGCCTTTATGGCTTTTGGGGGCGCATTTATTTTTAACGATTTTAAGCGCGCGTTTTTTTAAGGTTTATTTAAGCATGAATGTTTTAAGCACGGGCTTTTTCTTGTATTGTTGCTATCAATATATTATAATGCCTAGTTCAATTGTGGGTTAG